A window of Blautia argi genomic DNA:
CCGCAGAGAGGGAATCTATTCTCCAGAAGTTTAAAGAAGGGAAAGACTGTGCGCCTGAGGATTTGCTTCGCTCTTTGCAGGAAGATTTGGTACAGGCGGCAAAGGTATTGAATTGTCCTGAAATTTTCTTCGGAGATTTGTTGCAGGAAGGAAATATGGGGCTGCTTATGGCGCTGCAGAACAGAAGCGAACAGGAATGTTCTGTGGAATGGCTTTTGGAAGAGGCCAAAAGCGCTATGCGTCTTTTCATTGAAGATATGACTCAGCAAAAGAAAGAGGATAATATTTTGGTGGAAAAGGTGCGGAACCTGGAGGCGCGGGTGAAAGAACTGACAGAGGACGAAAATATCAAATACAGTGTGGAAGAACTGGCGGCATTTCTGGACATGGATCCGGAGGAGATGGAGGCTGTGCTTCAGCTGACAGGAGATGACAAATAGTGGTTTATGATTTTTTAATAGAATTAACATGTTTTCTTCATTGCATATTCACATGGGAAGACGTATAGTTGATATAATGAGAATGGCACAGCGGGCAAATAGTTTGCACAGATGCCAGGACGGAGGAGATAGAAATGGACGTTGAAGAAAAAAAGAAGCCGCAGCCGCCAAAGAAGCCATTGCTGTTTTGGTATGCAATGATTCTGGTGGTGTTAATGGTAATTAATTTATTCGTTACCCCGGCGATAGCGGAAAAGAGCATTAAACAGGTATCCTACGATAAGTTTTTGGAATACCTGGACGATGGAAAGGTAAAAGAAGTCAGCCTGGAATCTGATGTGATTTATTTTTCACTGAAAGGTGATAAAAAGGAAAAAGAGCAGGTTTGTAAGACAGGACGTATTCCAGATGCACAGGAAGTAGAAAGACTTGATGAAGCAGGTGTGGAGTTTGCCTCTGAGATACCCAATAAGGTAAATCCCCTTGTAAGTTTCCTTGTTTCCTGGGTGTTGCCATTTGTGCTTATCTGGTTTGTGGGCGGTTGGCTCATGAGAAGAATGATGAAAAACATGGGCGGCGGCGCTGGACCGGGCGCCATGACCTTTGGAAAGAGCAATGCCAAGATTTATGTAAAATCCTCTACAGGAATTAAGTTTTCTGATGTGGCAGGAGAAGATGAGGCAAAAGAGCTGTTAAGCGAAATTGTGGATTATCTGCACAATCCGGAAAAATATAGAGAAATCGGCGCCTCCATGCCAAAGGGCGCGTTGCTTGTAGGCCCTCCGGGAACCGGTAAAACCCTTCTTGCAAAAGCAGTTGCAGGTGAAGCAAATGTACCTTTCTTCTCTATTTCAGGTTCTGAATTTGTAGAGATGTTTGTAGGTATGGGCGCTGCCAAGGTAAGGGATTTATTTAAGCAGGCAAATGAAAAAGCGCCTTGTATTGTATTTATTGATGAGATTGATACCATTGGTAAGAAGCGTGATGGAAGCGCTATGGGCGGCAACGATGAAAGAGAACAGACCTTGAATCAGCTTCTGACAGAAATGGACGGTTTTGACGGTTCAAAAGGTGTGGTAATTCTGGCGGCAACCAACCGTCCGGATTCTCTGGACGCAGCGCTTTTAAGACCAGGTCGTTTTGACAGGCGTATTCCAGTAGAGCTTCCGGACTTAAAGGGAAGAGAGGAAATCCTAAAAGTACATGCAAGAAAAATTAAGATTTCCGACAATGTAAATTTCCATGAGATTGCAAAGGCAGCTTCCGGCGCCTCTGGTGCAGAGCTGGCGAATATTGTCAATGAAGCAGCCCTGCGCGCTGTCCGTGACAGAAGAAAATTTGCCACACAGGCAGATATGGAAGAGAGTATTGAAGTAGTTATTGCCGGATACCAGAAGAAGAGCCGTGTGCTGTCAGAGAAGGAGAAGCTGATTGTTTCCTATCATGAGGTGGGACATGCTCTGGTAGCAGCGTTGCAGACAAATTCTGCCCCAGTACACAAGATTACCATTATCCCCAGAACCTCAGGGGCTCTTGGTTATACGATGCAGGTAGATGAGGGAGAACATTTCCTCATGTCCAAGGAAGAATTGGAGAATAAGATTGCAACCTTCACAGGAGGAAGGGCGGCGGAAGAGCTGATTTTCCACTCTGTAACCACAGGTGCATCAAATGATATTGAGCAGGCAACCAAGATTGCAAGAGGCATGATTAGCCGCTTTGGTATGAGCGATGAGTTTGATATGGTGGCAATGGAAAGTATGTCCAACCAGTATCTGGGCGGGGACAGTTCTCTGGCATGCTCTTTTGAAACTCAGACGCTGATTGACAAAAAGGTTGTGGAGCTGGTTAAGAAACAGCATGACAAGGCGTACAAAATACTGGAGGACAATCTTGCAAAGCTGCATGAGCTGGCAAAATTCCTGTATGAGCATGAAACTATTACAGGAGAGGAATTTATGAGAATTCTGGAAACAAAACCAAGGATTGGTATGAGCGGACAGGAAATCGTAGAAGAGGATAACCGCTCACAAGGGGTTGACCAGTTATAAGTCCAAGATAAAAAATACCACTCTTGTCAAAATTTATTGATATGAGGGTGGTATTTTTTCATGCATTTCTTGATTTCAGGAAATGATTATGCTATACTACAACACGTTGCAAAGCCCATTACTAGGAGACGTCCACTGGAAGTCTGCTCCGTATATTACGGAAAAAATAAGGTCTTAAGGGCTTTCCGCCGATTTCCGGCGTAAAATGAATCGTGTGTTCGTGACCTTCCACACGTAAAACAAAACTAAAGGAGAAAACAGAATATGAAGAACAAGAGTGTAACCTTTTTAACCCAGGCGGCAATGATTGCTGCTATCTATGTGGTGCTGACCATGGTATTTGCGCCCTTCAGCTTTGGAGAGGTCCAGGTTCGGGTGGCAGAAGCGCTGACGATTCTGCCGATTTTTACACCTGCTGCGATTCCGGGGCTGTTTGTAGGCTGTCTTATTGGGAACATTACCGGCGGCGCTGTTTTACCGGATATTATTTTCGGGAGCATTGCAACCCTTATTGGTGCAGCAGGCACTTACCAGTTGAGAAAATGCCACAGAGTTCTTGCAGTCTTACCGCCTATACTGGCAAATATCATTATTGTTCCATTTGTGCTGCGATATGCCTATGGCGTTGTGCTTCCGATTCCGTTTATGATGCTTACCGTAGGAATTGGTGAAGTCATTTCCTGTGGAATTATGGGAAACATACTGGCAGCCGTGCTGGGAAAATACAAAGGACGTATCTTTGCATCTGCCAGGGTATAAAAAGAGAAGATAAATGAGGGCAGAAAGCTGTTGGACAAAAACACAAAAAGTCAGATGTGTTTTGTACAGCAGCTTTTTTCTGTTTGTTTTTCACTTATTTTTTTCCACACTTCATCATCAAATCTGCGGTTTTTGAAGTAAAAAGGTCTGTCTGCATCTGTGATTTCCCGAATTATGCGGCAGGGATTTCCGGCAGTATAAAGAGATACGTTAGGTCCGAAAAGCACATTATCTCCAATGGTAATTTTACCCACGTCCAGCATAACACAGTTTACATTTGCAAAGAAAATTTTTCCTATCTGAATATGTTCTCCATATTCAAAGTAGAGAGGCGGCTCAAAATACGCAGAGCCTTTGAGT
This region includes:
- a CDS encoding RNA polymerase subunit sigma-70, with product MDIQEFQEKLKDIQTLAMQNGKQVHRELVEQFFEEPGMDKDKLQKVYDFLEIQGIYIEGYSRKNRSSVAENRSESAAASDMDSVSGDSSAFCGDRENRAEMATQTEQTALTSEEETFLEEYLEGFVLPESAERESILQKFKEGKDCAPEDLLRSLQEDLVQAAKVLNCPEIFFGDLLQEGNMGLLMALQNRSEQECSVEWLLEEAKSAMRLFIEDMTQQKKEDNILVEKVRNLEARVKELTEDENIKYSVEELAAFLDMDPEEMEAVLQLTGDDK
- the ftsH gene encoding ATP-dependent zinc metalloprotease FtsH, which encodes MDVEEKKKPQPPKKPLLFWYAMILVVLMVINLFVTPAIAEKSIKQVSYDKFLEYLDDGKVKEVSLESDVIYFSLKGDKKEKEQVCKTGRIPDAQEVERLDEAGVEFASEIPNKVNPLVSFLVSWVLPFVLIWFVGGWLMRRMMKNMGGGAGPGAMTFGKSNAKIYVKSSTGIKFSDVAGEDEAKELLSEIVDYLHNPEKYREIGASMPKGALLVGPPGTGKTLLAKAVAGEANVPFFSISGSEFVEMFVGMGAAKVRDLFKQANEKAPCIVFIDEIDTIGKKRDGSAMGGNDEREQTLNQLLTEMDGFDGSKGVVILAATNRPDSLDAALLRPGRFDRRIPVELPDLKGREEILKVHARKIKISDNVNFHEIAKAASGASGAELANIVNEAALRAVRDRRKFATQADMEESIEVVIAGYQKKSRVLSEKEKLIVSYHEVGHALVAALQTNSAPVHKITIIPRTSGALGYTMQVDEGEHFLMSKEELENKIATFTGGRAAEELIFHSVTTGASNDIEQATKIARGMISRFGMSDEFDMVAMESMSNQYLGGDSSLACSFETQTLIDKKVVELVKKQHDKAYKILEDNLAKLHELAKFLYEHETITGEEFMRILETKPRIGMSGQEIVEEDNRSQGVDQL
- a CDS encoding QueT transporter family protein — its product is MKNKSVTFLTQAAMIAAIYVVLTMVFAPFSFGEVQVRVAEALTILPIFTPAAIPGLFVGCLIGNITGGAVLPDIIFGSIATLIGAAGTYQLRKCHRVLAVLPPILANIIIVPFVLRYAYGVVLPIPFMMLTVGIGEVISCGIMGNILAAVLGKYKGRIFASARV